The Aquipuribacter nitratireducens region CGCCTCGTGGAGCCGCCCGGCGTTGTGCGCGAGAGCGGCACGCTGGAGGTCGACCTCCGCGGCCGCCGGGGTGCCGTGACCCCGCAGGAGGGCTGCGGCGCGGTCGAGGTCGCGTGCCGCGGCGCGGGTGCGGCCCTGCTCGTGGCGGAGCGCGCCCCGTGCGGCCAGCGCCTCACCCTGCGCCTCGTCGAGCCGGGCGCGACCGGCGAGCCGGACGGCCTCGTCGAGCAGCGGCGCCGCCCGGCGCAGGTCGAGCACCCCGCGGTGGCACTCGGCGAGGGCACGCAGCGCCTGCACGACGGCGTCGTCGTCGTGGGCGGCCCGCGCCTGCGCGAGGAGGGCCTGAGCCGCCCCGCACGTGCCGACGGGGTCGCCGCGCGCGGCGTCGGCGAGCCGTTGTCCGCGTATCAGCAGCGTGTCCGCTGCGTCCTCCACCATGGCGCCGCCCTCCGACGGTGAGGAAGGGTAGTGCCGCCACGCGCCCGCCGAGGAGGAGTCCCATGACCGAGCAGCCCCCTGACCGCGGTGCCCCGCCGCGCGGCCGAGCGGCGACGGCCGCCCACCAGCGGGAGGCCCTCAGCGGTCTCCGGGCCGGTGCCGCCGACCGGCGCCGGTTCCTCCGCGAGCTCGTCGAGCGCCGTGGCGGGGACGCCGCCGGGCAGGGTGTGGCGGGGCCGGGAGCGGCCCGCCCGGGGGTCGCCGGGGCACCCGCCCGTGGCCCGGGCGTCGCCCTGCGCGAGCTGCCGGACCGTGAGGTGCTCGTCGTCGAGCAGCAGCTCCTCGCGCGCACCGGCGACCTCACCGCCGCAGCCCGCCGCCTCGTGGACGACGCGGGCTGGACCGGGACCGAGGTGGCGGCGCTCGACCGGCGGGTGACGAGCCTGCGGGCAGGGTCCGGACGGGCGGTGGACGCCGAGCGGCTGCGCGGCGACCTCGCCGACCTCGACCCTCCCGTGCGCGTCTCGCTCGCCTACCTCACCCCGACCCGCCCGGTGATGAAGTCGACGGTCACCCCCGACCTGCCCGCGCCCGGGGAGCCGCTGCCCAGCCCGCCCACGGCACCCGAGGCCGGTCCGGGCGAGCCGGTCCGCGTCGTCGTCGTCGACACCGGCCTGGCGGTGACCGCGCGCACCGACGGGTGGCTCGAGGGGCTGCAGGAGCCCGGCAACACCGACCCGCTCGACGTGTTCCCGCGACCCAACGGGCGCCTCGACCTGTCCGCGGGCCACGGGACGTTCGTCGCCGGCCTCGTCGCGCAGCACGCGCCCGGCGTGCCCGTGACGGTGGTGCGCGCGGTCGACAGCGACGGTCTCGCCGACGAGGTCGAGGTCGCGGGGAAGGTCGTCGCCGCGGTCCAGGAGCACCTCGCGCCCGGCGGCCGGCTCGTCGTCAACCTCTCCCTCGGGACCGAGACCCTCGACGACGAGCCGCCGGTCGCGCTCGCCGTCGCGCTGGAGCTGGTGCGGGAGCTCGAGCGCAGCCGCGAGGCGGAGGTGCTCCTCGTCGCGGCCGCTGGCAACGACGGCAGCACCACGCGCTGCTGGCCGGCGGCGTTCGCCGCGACGGACGGGGGTGTCGTGGCGGTGGCGGGGCTCGGAAGCGACGGCCGACCGGCGGCGTGGTCGACGCACGGGGAGTGGGTGACGTGCTCCGCGCCCGGCGAGGCGGTGCTGTCGACGTTCGTCGAGGGCGCCGAGGACCCCGCCTTCGACCCGCAGTGGCAGGAGTTCCCCGCCGACGCGTGGGCCTACTGGACGGGCACGTCCTTCGCCGCGCCCCAGGTCGCCGCGCGGGTGGCCGCCGCCGCTCGGGCGAGCGGCGGCTCGCTCGCCGACGCCCTCGCCGGCCTGCTCGACGGGACGCCGCGCGAACCCGGGTTCGGGGCGCTGCTCGGCGACGCCTGACGGGGAGG contains the following coding sequences:
- a CDS encoding S8 family peptidase, with protein sequence MTEQPPDRGAPPRGRAATAAHQREALSGLRAGAADRRRFLRELVERRGGDAAGQGVAGPGAARPGVAGAPARGPGVALRELPDREVLVVEQQLLARTGDLTAAARRLVDDAGWTGTEVAALDRRVTSLRAGSGRAVDAERLRGDLADLDPPVRVSLAYLTPTRPVMKSTVTPDLPAPGEPLPSPPTAPEAGPGEPVRVVVVDTGLAVTARTDGWLEGLQEPGNTDPLDVFPRPNGRLDLSAGHGTFVAGLVAQHAPGVPVTVVRAVDSDGLADEVEVAGKVVAAVQEHLAPGGRLVVNLSLGTETLDDEPPVALAVALELVRELERSREAEVLLVAAAGNDGSTTRCWPAAFAATDGGVVAVAGLGSDGRPAAWSTHGEWVTCSAPGEAVLSTFVEGAEDPAFDPQWQEFPADAWAYWTGTSFAAPQVAARVAAAARASGGSLADALAGLLDGTPREPGFGALLGDA